The Paenibacillus macerans genome includes a window with the following:
- the citZ gene encoding citrate synthase, with amino-acid sequence MTATKGLEGIVAATSSISSIHDGVLCYRGINIDDLAERASFEETAYLLWNGKLPNKSELERLQRQLSDYAAVPEAVLAQMKLYPQDANTMAVLRTAVSALALYDENANDNTRESNLKKAIKLQAQIPTLVAAFARIRQGKEALAPLKGVSIAHNFLYMLTGEEPDPIAVRALDQALVLHADHELNASTFSARVTIATLSDIYSGVTSAIGTLKGPLHGGANEAVMKMLNEIGTLDQAEAYIQRKLANREKIMGFGHRVYKNGDPRAKHLQKMSRQLSALKGDSTLYDISVKVDQLVTGQKGLKPNVDFYSASVYTMLGIPGDLFTPIFAISRLSGWTAHILEQLEDNRLIRPRAEYVGATNQTYVPIELR; translated from the coding sequence ATGACAGCTACGAAAGGCCTGGAAGGCATTGTTGCGGCAACTTCCTCGATCAGCTCCATTCATGACGGCGTGCTCTGCTATCGCGGCATTAATATCGATGATCTGGCCGAACGCGCTAGTTTTGAAGAAACGGCTTACTTGCTGTGGAATGGCAAACTGCCCAATAAGTCCGAGCTGGAACGGCTGCAGCGGCAGCTGAGCGACTATGCCGCGGTTCCGGAGGCGGTTCTCGCGCAGATGAAGTTGTACCCGCAGGATGCCAACACGATGGCAGTGCTTCGTACTGCCGTATCGGCTCTTGCTTTGTACGATGAGAACGCCAACGACAACACACGCGAAAGCAATTTGAAAAAAGCGATCAAGCTGCAAGCTCAAATTCCGACATTGGTTGCCGCGTTTGCCCGCATCCGCCAAGGCAAGGAAGCGCTGGCTCCGCTGAAGGGCGTCTCCATCGCCCACAATTTCTTATACATGCTGACCGGCGAAGAGCCCGACCCGATCGCTGTCCGGGCGCTGGACCAGGCGCTGGTGCTGCATGCGGACCACGAGCTCAATGCTTCCACGTTCTCCGCGCGCGTAACGATCGCAACGCTGTCGGACATCTACTCCGGGGTGACGTCCGCGATCGGAACGTTGAAGGGGCCGCTCCACGGCGGGGCCAACGAAGCGGTGATGAAAATGCTGAACGAAATCGGCACGCTGGATCAGGCGGAAGCTTATATTCAGCGGAAGCTGGCGAACCGGGAGAAGATTATGGGCTTCGGACACCGCGTTTACAAAAACGGGGACCCGCGGGCCAAACATCTGCAGAAAATGTCCCGTCAGCTCAGCGCGCTCAAAGGCGACTCGACGCTGTACGACATTTCCGTCAAGGTGGATCAGCTCGTAACGGGGCAAAAAGGGTTGAAGCCCAACGTAGACTTCTATTCCGCTTCCGTCTATACGATGCTGGGCATTCCGGGCGATTTGTTTACGCCGATTTTTGCGATCAGCCGCCTCTCCGGCTGGACTGCGCATATTTTGGAGCAGCTTGAGGACAACCGGCTGATCCGTCCGCGCGCGGAATATGTAGGGGCCACGAACCAGACTTACGTACCGATTGAACTAAGATAA
- the ytvI gene encoding sporulation integral membrane protein YtvI, with amino-acid sequence MDSVVVKRVLRGSWICVVVVGSLAAVYWLIPLLYPFLIAWLISYAMNPFVLWLQQNMKLPRWLAVTVSLLVYFGSAAIILSAALTRLVKELIHLAESFDVRIEEWRRLFISWTQSDSIQSILNEINRFIADNPGYENTIHKNIDNTAEKIGSAVSHLVNNFLNIVVGLISSLPNLGVILAVILLATFFISSHWERDMRFLARSIPAPFRRTAGDIWKDLQKALSGYLRAQFIMISITAFIVLIGLLILGVESAFTYALLIGLVDLLPYLGVGTIMIPWLIYAFATGDMTLGIGLSVLYGIILVARQLIEPKVLASSVGLDPLPTLIAMFAGLKLFGVLGLIVGPVTLVVLGAAFRAGVVRDLRNYILHGRLR; translated from the coding sequence TTGGATAGCGTAGTCGTCAAACGCGTATTGCGCGGAAGCTGGATTTGTGTCGTCGTTGTCGGTTCCCTCGCCGCGGTTTACTGGCTGATCCCGCTCCTGTACCCGTTTCTGATCGCCTGGTTGATCTCCTATGCGATGAATCCGTTTGTCCTCTGGCTTCAGCAAAATATGAAGCTGCCAAGGTGGCTGGCGGTTACGGTCTCGCTGCTCGTCTATTTCGGCAGCGCCGCCATCATCCTGTCCGCGGCGTTGACGCGGCTCGTCAAGGAGCTGATCCATCTGGCCGAGTCCTTCGACGTCCGCATCGAGGAGTGGAGGCGCCTGTTTATCTCCTGGACGCAAAGCGACAGTATCCAGTCGATTCTTAATGAAATCAACCGTTTTATCGCCGACAATCCCGGCTATGAAAATACGATCCACAAAAACATCGACAACACCGCGGAAAAGATAGGTTCCGCCGTTTCGCACCTCGTCAACAATTTTTTAAACATTGTGGTAGGTTTGATATCTTCGCTGCCGAACCTCGGCGTCATTCTCGCCGTCATACTGCTCGCGACTTTTTTTATCAGCAGCCATTGGGAGCGGGACATGCGCTTTCTGGCGCGCAGCATTCCCGCCCCGTTCCGGAGAACCGCCGGCGACATCTGGAAAGATCTGCAAAAGGCTTTATCCGGCTACTTGCGCGCCCAGTTTATCATGATCTCCATTACCGCCTTCATCGTGCTGATCGGGCTGCTGATTTTGGGGGTGGAATCGGCGTTCACTTACGCTCTGCTGATCGGGCTCGTCGACCTGCTGCCTTATTTGGGCGTAGGAACGATCATGATCCCCTGGCTCATCTATGCCTTTGCGACCGGCGACATGACGCTCGGCATAGGCCTGTCGGTCCTGTACGGCATCATCCTGGTCGCCAGGCAGCTCATCGAACCGAAAGTGCTGGCCAGCAGCGTCGGCCTTGACCCCTTGCCCACCTTGATCGCCATGTTTGCCGGTCTGAAGCTGTTTGGCGTGCTGGGCCTGATCGTCGGGCCCGTGACCCTGGTCGTCCTCGGCGCGGCCTTCCGCGCCGGGGTGGTGCGGGACTTGCGCAATTACATCCTGCACGGAAGGTTGAGGTGA
- the argS gene encoding arginine--tRNA ligase, protein MEKWRKMTACLVAQSLAGIAAEEIEAMLEYPPEEEMGDLSLPCFKLSKQLRKPPQEIALELKQKLECRLGEQSREQSGEQPKKQLEKQPDKQPAAPDAPNLLHTHADVSAISRLEASSGYLNFHWNKGIFAREVIGEIDAAGEKYGEQNIGQGRVIVIDYSSPNIAKPFHIGHLRSTVIGSALYRIFSCLGYRVIGVNHLGDWGTQFGKLIVAYRLWGDEERLASGAIDELLRLYVQFHDEAEQRPELADEARAWFAKMEQGDEEALRLWRKFVVLSMTEFEKVYRLLDVRFDYVTGESFYNDKTASVIRELRDKQLLEEDGGAWLVKLDAFAMSPALMLKQDGSTLYHTRDVAAALYRKQAYDFHKAVYVTDYSQSLHFKQWFKVVELMGYPWAADLVHVPFGRVDLGGVGLSTRKGNVVKLEELLEQAVMKAREIIGLKNPHLEQKDEVARQVGVGAVIFHDLSGSRIKDIHFSWEEALSFEGETGPYLQYAHVRACSLLRKMEQQDTRGDGRDGCGCAKTELLKHPAEYEVVKRLSQFPERIQLAADKMEPSIVSRYLLDLAQAFNRFYRECAVLVDDRELREARAALVKCVQITLYNGLRLLGLQAPERM, encoded by the coding sequence ATGGAAAAATGGAGAAAAATGACGGCCTGTCTAGTGGCGCAGAGCCTTGCCGGAATCGCCGCCGAAGAGATCGAGGCGATGCTGGAATATCCGCCCGAGGAGGAGATGGGGGATCTGTCTTTGCCTTGTTTCAAGCTGAGCAAGCAGCTTCGCAAGCCGCCGCAGGAAATCGCGCTGGAACTGAAGCAGAAACTGGAGTGCAGGCTGGGGGAACAGTCGAGGGAACAGTCAGGGGAACAGCCGAAAAAACAGCTGGAGAAGCAGCCGGATAAACAACCGGCCGCTCCGGATGCGCCGAATCTCCTTCACACGCACGCTGACGTTTCCGCGATCTCGCGCCTTGAGGCAAGTTCGGGCTATTTGAACTTCCATTGGAACAAAGGGATTTTTGCCCGGGAAGTGATCGGTGAAATAGACGCCGCCGGCGAAAAATACGGGGAACAAAATATCGGCCAAGGCCGCGTGATCGTCATCGATTATTCCTCCCCCAACATCGCCAAGCCTTTTCATATCGGGCATTTGCGTTCGACGGTGATCGGAAGCGCGCTGTACCGGATCTTCTCCTGTCTTGGATACCGCGTGATCGGGGTCAATCATCTGGGAGACTGGGGGACGCAATTCGGGAAGCTGATCGTCGCCTACCGTTTATGGGGGGATGAAGAACGGCTGGCGTCGGGGGCGATCGACGAACTGCTTCGCCTGTATGTTCAGTTTCATGATGAGGCGGAGCAGCGGCCGGAATTGGCGGATGAAGCGCGCGCCTGGTTCGCGAAGATGGAGCAGGGCGACGAAGAAGCTTTGCGGCTGTGGCGGAAGTTCGTTGTTTTGAGCATGACCGAGTTCGAAAAAGTGTACCGGCTGCTTGACGTGCGTTTTGACTATGTGACGGGCGAAAGCTTTTACAATGACAAAACCGCTTCGGTGATCAGGGAGCTGCGGGACAAGCAGCTGCTGGAAGAGGACGGGGGTGCTTGGCTGGTGAAGCTGGACGCCTTCGCTATGTCCCCGGCTTTGATGCTCAAGCAGGACGGCAGCACGCTGTATCATACGCGCGACGTGGCGGCCGCGCTCTACCGCAAACAGGCCTACGATTTTCATAAGGCGGTTTATGTGACGGATTACTCGCAAAGCTTGCATTTTAAACAGTGGTTTAAGGTGGTGGAGCTGATGGGGTACCCCTGGGCGGCGGATTTGGTGCATGTTCCGTTCGGACGGGTGGATTTGGGAGGAGTCGGCCTGTCCACACGCAAGGGGAATGTGGTTAAACTGGAGGAACTGCTGGAACAGGCGGTGATGAAGGCGCGGGAGATTATCGGGCTAAAAAATCCCCATCTGGAGCAAAAGGACGAAGTGGCAAGGCAGGTGGGCGTCGGGGCGGTCATTTTTCACGATTTAAGCGGCAGCCGGATCAAAGACATCCATTTCTCCTGGGAAGAAGCGCTAAGCTTTGAAGGGGAAACAGGGCCGTATCTGCAATATGCGCATGTCAGAGCGTGCAGCCTGCTGCGTAAAATGGAACAACAGGATACACGCGGCGATGGGCGAGACGGCTGCGGCTGCGCAAAAACCGAGCTGTTGAAGCATCCGGCGGAGTACGAGGTGGTAAAGCGGTTATCGCAGTTTCCGGAACGGATCCAGCTGGCCGCGGACAAAATGGAGCCTTCCATCGTCAGCCGTTATTTGCTCGATTTGGCCCAGGCGTTCAACCGTTTTTATCGTGAATGTGCGGTGCTTGTCGATGATCGCGAGCTGCGGGAAGCCCGGGCCGCTTTGGTAAAATGCGTGCAAATCACGCTGTACAACGGGCTGCGTCTCCTGGGCCTGCAGGCGCCCGAGCGAATGTAG
- a CDS encoding FxsA family protein — MRKWIAALVIIVPLVEFWGYLFVGERLGVGKTIFLTLATSVIGGLMMQFEGRKVLADARAQMTGGQIPGRMVLDGICVFAGGILLLIPGFVTDIIGFTMVFPLTRPLYRFPLMKWIHKKMKDGTITYFRR; from the coding sequence ATGCGTAAATGGATTGCTGCTTTAGTCATCATCGTCCCGCTTGTGGAATTTTGGGGATATTTGTTTGTCGGCGAAAGATTGGGGGTCGGGAAGACGATCTTTTTGACCTTGGCCACTTCGGTGATCGGCGGGTTGATGATGCAGTTTGAAGGGCGCAAGGTGCTGGCGGATGCCAGAGCCCAAATGACCGGCGGGCAGATTCCCGGGCGGATGGTGCTGGACGGCATTTGCGTTTTTGCCGGCGGCATCCTGCTATTGATCCCCGGATTTGTGACGGATATCATCGGGTTTACGATGGTGTTTCCGCTAACCCGGCCGTTGTACCGTTTCCCGCTGATGAAATGGATCCATAAAAAAATGAAGGATGGCACGATCACCTATTTCCGGCGTTGA
- a CDS encoding acyl-CoA thioesterase has product MYVSELAIEPKYFEFDMMGIIYHAHYLGWFEAGRSKLCEDLGFKYIDMERAGYISPVHEMKVEYKKGIRYGDKVLLKTWIIENGGVKTVYGYHVFNGEGVLCVEGSSSHYVVRREDFKPVQFKKVFPEWFAAFEEASKP; this is encoded by the coding sequence GTGTATGTCAGCGAACTGGCGATAGAGCCAAAATATTTTGAATTCGATATGATGGGGATTATTTATCACGCCCACTACCTCGGTTGGTTTGAGGCGGGACGTTCGAAGCTGTGCGAGGACCTAGGCTTTAAATATATCGATATGGAGCGGGCGGGATATATTTCTCCGGTTCATGAAATGAAGGTGGAGTATAAAAAGGGCATCCGCTATGGCGACAAGGTGCTGCTTAAGACATGGATCATCGAAAACGGCGGCGTGAAGACCGTTTACGGGTACCATGTGTTTAACGGCGAAGGCGTGCTTTGCGTAGAGGGTTCGTCCTCCCACTACGTTGTACGGCGCGAGGATTTCAAGCCGGTCCAGTTTAAAAAGGTATTTCCCGAGTGGTTTGCGGCCTTTGAGGAAGCGAGCAAACCATGA